In the genome of Apostichopus japonicus isolate 1M-3 chromosome 15, ASM3797524v1, whole genome shotgun sequence, one region contains:
- the LOC139980794 gene encoding uncharacterized protein, with translation MASEDADREMENSNSESEHDSDEDLAVLELIDASSSDDDDEEDDKEDVVRRQPDRRNRAVPESDRATSSSSSRVDRPLSALVEEDVKVKRYPNKTGTFVTGIDVLSKEAREKRSKRADRFGLSKQERKSSPDGGIEDIAGVTLAPGSKIDGSPIRLEAIHLRGVDDMSTKDIFNYFRDYMPSSIEWVDDSSCNVVWLDHQSTARALAGMSSSQPRQEEDTQEEQTTKSSSSQRPPPGSDEEPMEEDDEDQILDLISNKETGEKERIPKSPLSSSLLVDTLNTDSMQSRPDSEMSEQAMECLEMVEADMRPVEIKSKDILRIGKAHPKADELIMRYASMDDRKQKGAYKHSQYYLKYGNPNFGGYKGLVSLSKRQQYRDGKYQPATSDRRKRRHGHQEDWEAEEEESLHPRKRKPDEAESRPTTDLRERLKKGTAKRHSSGSEGEEEEDGEKRGKEDAVDEEAENLDAELKHAMGNVSPKRKMQMYADEVEAELKKFREEVGHQEPLYKVRDAREGLKNRLSVRDRLGHIRGAPTPASSLENLKIIVDTQDDISEKSSSEEEEEEEEEEGEKSSKVKGALHQDDDLRAWLHNRETSRKLLENLPSLKIEVQDDT, from the exons ATGGCAAGCGAAGATGCCGACAGAGAAATGGAAAATTCAAACAGTGAAAGTGAACACGACAGTGACGAGGATTTGGCTGTCTTAGAATTAATTGATGCTTCTTCCtccgatgatgatgatgaagaggATGACAAAGAAGATGTTGTCAGAAGACAACCAGACCGAAGAAATCGAGCAGTTCCCGAAAGTGACCGTGCCACTAGCAGTAGCAGTTCACGAGTCGATAGGCCTCTGTCTGCACTTGTG GAAGAAGATGTCAAAGTAAAGCGGTATCCTAATAAAACTGGGACCTTTGTCACAGGCATTGATGTCCTATCGAAG GAAGCCAGAGAGAAGAGAAGCAAAAGAGCAGACAGATTTGGTTTGTCGAAACAGGAACGAAAGAGCAGCCCTGATGGTGGTATAGAGGACATTGCTGGGGTCACGCTAGCTCCAGGATCCAAAATAG ATGGAAGTCCTATACGACTTGAAGCCATCCACCTAAGAGGAGTCGATGATATGAGCACTAAGGATATCTTTAACTACTTCAGGGATTATATGCCATCCTCTATAGAATGGGTTGATGATTCTTCAT GTAATGTGGTTTGGCTGGATCATCAATCAACAGCGAGGGCACTGGCTGGTATGAGTTCATCCCAGCCGAGGCAGGAGGAGGACACCCAAGAGGAGCAGACCaccaaatcatcatcatctcagAGACCACCTCCTGGGTCGGATGAAGAACCAATGGAAGAAG aTGATGAAGACCAAATCCTTGATTTGATAAGTAACAAAGAAACGGGAGAGAAAGAGCGAATTCCAAAGAGCCCTCTATCATCCTCTTTGCTTGTAGATACCTTAAATACCGATTCTATGCAGTCGAGACCAG ATTCTGAAATGTCTGAGCAAGCCATGGAATGTCTAGAGATGGTGGAGGCGGACATGAGACCGGTGGAGATCAAATCTAAGGACATCTTGAGAATCGGTAAAGCACACCCAAAAGCAGATGAACTCATCATGAGATATGCATCCATGG ATGACAGGAAGCAGAAAGGTGCCTACAAACACAGCCAGTATTACCTCAAATACGGAAACCCAAACTTTGGCGGCTACAAGGGACTGGTCAGCTTGTCCAA ACGTCAGCAGTACAGAGATGGTAAATACCAGCCAGCGACTTCCGACAGACGCAAAAGGAGGCATGGACACCAGGAGGATTGGGAGGCAGAAGAAGAGGAGAGCCTCCATCCCAGGAAGAGGAAACCAGATGAAGCCGAATCAA GACCAACCACTGACTTGAGAGAACGTCTAAAGAAAGGAACCGCCAAGAGGCACTCGTCGGGAAGCGAaggagaagaggaggaggatggGGAGAAGAGAGGCAAGGAGGACGCCGTGGATGAAGAGGCAGAGAATCTGGATGCGGAACTGAAGCATGCGATGGGCAACGTCTCCCCGAAACGGAAAATGCAAATGTACGCTGATGAGGTGGAAGCTGAATTAAAGAAATTTAG GGAGGAGGTGGGACACCAGGAGCCCCTGTACAAGGTGAGAGACGCTAGGGAGGGCCTCAAGAATCGGTTATCCGTCCGGGATCGGTTGGGGCATATACGGGGAGCTCCGACCCCCGCCTCCTCGCTGGAGAATCTCAAAATCATTGTGGACACGCAGGACGACATTTCCGAGAAGTCTTCGTcggaggaagaagaggaggaggaggaggaggaaggagagaagagttcaaaggtcaaggGTGCCCTCCATCAGGACGACGATCTGAGAGCTTGGCTGCACAACCGTGAGACCAGCCGCAAACTGCTGGAAAATTTACCGTCATTGAAAATTGAAGTCCAGGATGACACATAG